From the genome of Neodiprion pinetum isolate iyNeoPine1 chromosome 3, iyNeoPine1.2, whole genome shotgun sequence, one region includes:
- the MRP gene encoding multidrug resistance-associated protein 1 isoform X1 translates to MSNHSMDNFCGSAFWDLNVTWYTDNPDLTECFQKTVLVWTPCVFLWTFCSMETYYILSSKRRNIPFTWILISKLLLTSLLVILSIADLGYAIYSQANGETVYSVDYCTPLIKLISFAMALVLLLYNRKYGMRTSGLLFLFWFLLASCGAVQYRSIIRGHNQSTEVTYSYVSYMIYYPVVLVLFLLHFFVDGEPRFSEYPPVERPCPETNSSFPSKILFTWFDPMAWKGFKKPLETDDLWAMNPEDTAAEIVPKFDKYWMETLRKTDKLFWTYFGAQGTKASFRKSSGQVDFNSARRKKIASILPALCKAFGPTFLFGSLLKLSQDILTFASPQILKFLIAFVETKDSSGNFGEPLWKGYFYAVLLFLTATIQTLVLSQYFNRMFLVGLRIRTALIAAIYRKALRMSNAARKESTVGEIVNLMSVDAQRFMDLTAYINMIWSAPLQIVLALYFLWDTLGASVLAGLAVMIILIPVNALIANKVKTLQIRQMKCKDERVKLMNEVLNGIKVLKLYAWEPSFEQQILKIRNKEIQVLKEAAYLNAGTSFIWSCAPFLVSLVSFATFVLSNEENVLDSTKAFVSLSLFNILRFPLSMLPMMISNMVQTSVSVKRINKFMNSEELDPNNVQHDPSELHPLVIENGTFTWCVDESDKPTLRNINLHVQQGHLVAFVGSVGSGKSSLVSALLGEMDRLGGRVNTKGSIAYVSQQAWIQNATLQDNILFGKSLDKSLYNRVIEACALKPDLEMLPAGDKTEIGEKGINLSGGQKQRVSLARAVYSNADIYFMDDPLSAVDSHVGKHIFDNVIGPSGMLKKKTRVLVTHGITYLPEVDDIIVIKNGEVTERGTYKQLLEKKGAFAEFLVQHLQEVEADAVSEADLDELKQQLESTIGTDDLQQKLSRARSRVSESHSDSGSVNEKRSLNGSLKRQYSIDSHNSVSLLHRNSVKEKDALPVKVGEKLIEVEKTETGSVKWKVYSHYLRSIGWFLTVSTIVMNAVFQIFSIGSNAWLSKWSDDNTTVSDTSKRDMYLGVYGGLGLGQASFVLLSQLTMAVGCIRSSKLLHVELLFGVLRSPVGFFDITPSGRIINRFGKDIDTVDNVLPPTIRGWLLCLTSLGCWLAARRMHLVMLRGVMRAPLTFFDTTPTGRIISRFAKDVDVLDTSLPQQISDSIYCLFEAVGTVVAICYSTPLFAVVILPIGVVYYFVQRFYVATSRQLKRLESVSRSPIYSHFGESVTGAPTIRAYGLQDRFIAESESRVDFNQVCYYPSVIANRWLAIRLEMVGNLIIFFAALFSVLPKEDLTAGGVGFSLSYALQITQTLNWLVRMTSDVETNIVAVERIKEYGETPQEAPWEIPNCSPPADWPSEGRVEFRDYKVRYREGLDLVLKGLTFTVNGGEKVGIVGRTGAGKSSLTLSLFRIIEAAGGKIFIDGLDISQMGLHALRSRLTIIPQDPVLFSGTLRLNLDPFEQHTDDQVWKALEHAHLKEFVKGLPSGLLHEVTEGGDNLSVGQRQLICLARALLRKTRVLILDEATAAVDLETDDLIQRTIREEFKNCTVLTIAHRLNTILDSDRVIVLDKGYITEFDDPETLIQQKTSAFYSMAKDAGLAA, encoded by the exons ATGTCAAACCATTCGATGGACAACTTTTGTGGCTCTGCGTTTTGG gATCTAAACGTGACGTGGTATACAGACAATCCAGATCTCACAGAATGCTTTCAAAAAACAGTATTAGTATGGACGCCTTGTGTATTTCTCTGGACATTTTGTTCAATGGAAACTTACTACATCTTAAGTAGCAAAAGAAGGAACATACCGTTTACATGGATACTTATATCTAAACTATTACTAACTTCTCTGTTAGTCATACTTTCGATAGCTGATCTTGGCTATGCAATCTATTCTCAGGCCAATGGTGAAACAGTTTACAGCGTGGATTATTGCACCCCGCTTATCAAGCTCATCAGTTTT GCTATGGCGTTAGTGCTACTTTTATACAATAGGAAATATGGAATGCGGACATCTGGATTACTTTTCCTGTTCTGGTTCTTACTTGCTTCGTGCGGGGCCGTCCAGTACAGAAGTATAATACGTGGACATAATCAATCG accGAGGTAACATACTCATATGTCTCTTACATGATCTATTATCCAGTGGTTCTGGTCCTGTTCTTGCTACACTTTTTCGTTGATGGCGAACCAAGGTTTTCTGAATATCCACCG GTGGAACGACCATGTCCCGAAACAAATTCATCGTTTCCATCGAAAATCCTGTTCACTTGGTTTGATCCTATGGCATGGAAAGGTTTTAAAAAACCTCTTGAAACAGATGATCTCTGGGCAATGAATCCTGAAGATACAGCTGCAGAAATTGTACCAAAGTTTGATAAATATTGGATGGAAACTTTAAGAAAAACGGATAA GCTGTTTTGGACATATTTTGG TGCACAAGGTACGAAGGCATCATTCAGAAAATCCTCAGGTCAAGTAGACTTCAATAGTGccagacgaaaaaaaatagccTCGATCTTGCCAGCTCTCTGCAAGGCGTTCGgaccaacatttttatttggcTCACTACTGAAACTGTCTCAGGATATTTTAACATTCGCCAGTCCACAAATATTGAA ATTTCTCATTGCTTTTGTTGAAACCAAGGACTCTAGTGGCAATTTTGGCGAACCTTTGTGGAAGGGATACTTTTATGCTGTCCTACTTTTCTTAACGGCAACTATTCAAACACTGGTCTTGTCTCAATACTTCAATCGAATGTTTTTAGTTGGGTTACGGATTCGCACAGCACTGATTGCAGCTATTTATCGTAAAGCTTTGAGAATGTCAAATGCTGCGCGTAAAGAGTCAACTGTTGGCGAAATCGTAAATCTAATGTCCGTCGATGCTCAAAGATTCATGGACCTAACTGCGTACATAAACATGATTTGGTCAGCACCATTGCAGATTGTGCTCGCTTTGTATTTCTTATGGGATACCCTTGGAGCATCCGTGCTGGCTGGTCTTGCTGTTATGATTATCTTAATCCCAGTCAATGCACTGATTGCTAATAAAGTAAAAACGCTACAAATCAGGCAAATGAAGTGCAAAGATGAAAGAGTTAAATTAATGAACGAGGTATTGAATGGCATTAAAGTTCTAAAGCTATATGCCTGGGAACCATCTTTTGAACAGCAAATATTGAAGATTAGGAACAAAGAGATACAGGTTTTGAAGGAAGCTGCTTACCTCAATGCTGGTACAAGCTTCATCTGGTCCTGCGCCCCTTTTTTG GTCTCTCTGGTATCGTTCGCCACATTTGTACTTTCCAATGAAGAAAACGTTTTGGACAGTACGAAGGCCTTTGTTTCTCTCAGTTTATTCAATATCCTGAGATTTCCGCTCTCCATGTTACCCATGATGATCAGCAATATGGTCCAA ACATCAGTATCTGTGAAGCGTATTAACAAATTCATGAATTCAGAAGAATTGGATCCCAACAATGTGCAACATGACCCATCTGAAC TGCATCCCTTGGTTATTGAAAATGGAACTTTCACATGGTGTGTTGATGAATCTGATAAGCCAACGCTGCGAAATATTAATTTGCATGTTCAGCAAGGACACCTTGTAGCTTTTGTCGGCTCGGTAGGTTCAGGAAAAAGCTCTCTGGTATCAGCACTGCTTGGTGAAATGGATCGGTTGGGTGGCAGAGTGAACACGAAG GGTTCGATCGCCTACGTGTCACAGCAAGCCTGGATTCAAAATGCAACATTGCAAGACAACATTCTATTTGGCAAATCTCTCGATAAAAGTCTTTACAACCGTGTCATTGAAGCATGCGCTCTAAAACCAGATCTTGAAATGTTGCCGGCGGGAGATAAGACCGAAATTGGTGAAAAAGGTATCAACTTGTCTGGTGGGCAAAAACAAAGAGTATCTTTGGCTAGAGCTGTTTACAGTAACGCAGACATATATTTCATGGATGATCCTTTAAGTGCGGTGGATTCTCACGTTGGCAAACATATTTTTGATAATGTCATTGGCCCTAGTGGAATGCTAAAGAAAAAGACAAGAGTCTTAGTTACACACGGAATTACTTATTTGCCAGAAGTGGATgacattattgttattaaaaatggCGAAGTAACTGAACGTGGCACGTACAAGCAATTGTTGGAAAAGAAGGGTGCCTTTGCTGAGTTTCTGGTACAACATCTGCAAGAAg TGGAGGCTGATGCAGTATCAGAAGCAGACCTTGATGAACTAAAACAACAGCTTGAATCAACGATTGGCACGGATGATTTGCAGCAAAAGTTATCAAGAGCTAGATCCAGGGTATCTGAAAGTCACAGTGATTCTGGATCTGTGAATGAAAAACGATCACTTAACGGTTCACTTAAAAG ACAATATTCAATAGATAGTCACAACTCTGTTAGTTTGCTTCATAGAAATAGTGTCAAGGAAAAAGATGCATTACCAGTTAAGGTTGGAGAAAAACTCATCGAggttgaaaaaactgaaaccGGAAGC GTCAAATGGAAAGTGTATTCTCACTATCTTCGCTCTATAGGCTGGTTTTTAACCGTTTCCACGATTGTAATGAATGCTGTGTTCCAAATATTCAGTATTGGCTCCAATGCATGGCTCAGTAAATGGTCAGATGATAACACGACAGTTTCAGACACTTCAAAGAGAGACATGTACCTCGGAGTGTATGGAGGACTTGGTCTTGGGCAAG CGTCATTTGTACTACTCTCACAACTTACGATGGCTGTTGGCTGCATTCGGAGTAGCAAGCTACTTCACGTGGAATTGCTATTTGGTGTACTACGATCTCCCGTTGGATTCTTTGATATTACACCATCTGGCAGGATAATAAATCGTTTTGGGAAAGACATTGATACTGTAGACAATGTTTTACCGCCAACCATTAGAGGCTGGTTACTATGTCTTACATCG CTGGGTTGTTGGTTGGCTGCTCGTCGGATGCACCTAGTGATGCTGCGCGGAGTGATGCGTGCTCCATTGACCTTCTTTGACACGACCCCAACTGGTCGCATTATCTCCAGGTTTGCTAAAGACGTGGATGTACTGGATACTTCACTCCCCCAACAAATTTCAGATAGCATCTATTGCCTATTTGAG GCAGTTGGCACTGTTGTAGCAATTTGTTACAGCACACCACTTTTTGCAGTTGTAATCCTACCAATAGGGGTTGTTTATTACTTTGTTCAGCGTTTCTATGTTGCAACTTCGCGACAGTTGAAACGGTTGGAATCTGTTTCTAGATCCCCTATTTACTCCCATTTTGGTGAATCTGTTACAG GTGCTCCAACAATCAGAGCCTATGGTTTGCAAGACAGATTCATTGCTGAATCTGAAAGCAGAGTAGACTTTAATCAAGTCTGCTATTATCCCAGTGTTATTGCAAATCG GTGGTTAGCGATACGATTGGAAATGGTGGGAAACCTGATCATATTTTTTGCTGCTCTATTTTCCGTCCTTCCAAAAGAAGATTTGACTGCAGGTGGTGTAGGATTCTCATTGAGCTACGCTCTTCAA ATTACACAAACCTTGAACTGGCTGGTAAGAATGACATCCGACGTAGAAACAAACATTGTTGCCGTCGAAAGAATAAAGGAGTATGGCGAAACACCTCAAGAAGCGCCGTGGGAGATTCCTAATTGTAGTCCACCAGCAGATTGGCCCAGCGAAGGGCGCGTTGAATTCAGAGACTACAAAGTTAGGTATAGGGAAGGATTAGACCTTGTGCTCAAAGGTTTGACCTTTACTGTCAACGGCGGCGAGAAGGTTGGCATTGTCGGCAGAACCGGAGCAGGAAAATCATCGCTAACACTGTCGCTGTTCAGAATAATCGAGGCTGCTGGTGGAAAGATTTTTATTGATGGTCTAGATATATCACAGATGGGTCTTCATGCCTTGAGATCGAGACTAACGATTATACCCCAGGACCCAGTATTGTTTTCTGGTACCTTGAGGCTGAACTTAGATCCATTTGAACAGCACACAGATGATCAAGTTTGGAAAGCGTTAGAACATGCCCACTTGAAAGAATTCGTTAAAG GTCTGCCGTCCGGTTTGTTGCACGAAGTGACAGAAGGTGGAGATAATTTGAGTGTTGGTCAACGGCAATTAATATGCCTGGCTCGAGCTTTGTTGAGAAAGACACGAGTGCTTATATTAGATGAAGCAACTGCTGCTGTCGATCTGGAAACCGATGATCTTATCCAGCGGACCATTAGAGAAGAGTTTAAAAATTGCACTGTACTTACAATTGCACACAGGCTGAATACAATACTCGATTCAGATAG agtTATCGTATTAGATAAAGGTTACATCACAGAGTTTGACGACCCGGAAACGCTAATCCAACAAAAAACTAGTGCATTCTATAGTATGGCCAAGGATGCTGGTTTAGCAgcgtaa
- the MRP gene encoding multidrug resistance-associated protein 1 isoform X2, with product MSNHSMDNFCGSAFWDLNVTWYTDNPDLTECFQKTVLVWTPCVFLWTFCSMETYYILSSKRRNIPFTWILISKLLLTSLLVILSIADLGYAIYSQANGETVYSVDYCTPLIKLISFAMALVLLLYNRKYGMRTSGLLFLFWFLLASCGAVQYRSIIRGHNQSTEVTYSYVSYMIYYPVVLVLFLLHFFVDGEPRFSEYPPVERPCPETNSSFPSKILFTWFDPMAWKGFKKPLETDDLWAMNPEDTAAEIVPKFDKYWMETLRKTDNAQGTKASFRKSSGQVDFNSARRKKIASILPALCKAFGPTFLFGSLLKLSQDILTFASPQILKFLIAFVETKDSSGNFGEPLWKGYFYAVLLFLTATIQTLVLSQYFNRMFLVGLRIRTALIAAIYRKALRMSNAARKESTVGEIVNLMSVDAQRFMDLTAYINMIWSAPLQIVLALYFLWDTLGASVLAGLAVMIILIPVNALIANKVKTLQIRQMKCKDERVKLMNEVLNGIKVLKLYAWEPSFEQQILKIRNKEIQVLKEAAYLNAGTSFIWSCAPFLVSLVSFATFVLSNEENVLDSTKAFVSLSLFNILRFPLSMLPMMISNMVQTSVSVKRINKFMNSEELDPNNVQHDPSELHPLVIENGTFTWCVDESDKPTLRNINLHVQQGHLVAFVGSVGSGKSSLVSALLGEMDRLGGRVNTKGSIAYVSQQAWIQNATLQDNILFGKSLDKSLYNRVIEACALKPDLEMLPAGDKTEIGEKGINLSGGQKQRVSLARAVYSNADIYFMDDPLSAVDSHVGKHIFDNVIGPSGMLKKKTRVLVTHGITYLPEVDDIIVIKNGEVTERGTYKQLLEKKGAFAEFLVQHLQEVEADAVSEADLDELKQQLESTIGTDDLQQKLSRARSRVSESHSDSGSVNEKRSLNGSLKRQYSIDSHNSVSLLHRNSVKEKDALPVKVGEKLIEVEKTETGSVKWKVYSHYLRSIGWFLTVSTIVMNAVFQIFSIGSNAWLSKWSDDNTTVSDTSKRDMYLGVYGGLGLGQASFVLLSQLTMAVGCIRSSKLLHVELLFGVLRSPVGFFDITPSGRIINRFGKDIDTVDNVLPPTIRGWLLCLTSLGCWLAARRMHLVMLRGVMRAPLTFFDTTPTGRIISRFAKDVDVLDTSLPQQISDSIYCLFEAVGTVVAICYSTPLFAVVILPIGVVYYFVQRFYVATSRQLKRLESVSRSPIYSHFGESVTGAPTIRAYGLQDRFIAESESRVDFNQVCYYPSVIANRWLAIRLEMVGNLIIFFAALFSVLPKEDLTAGGVGFSLSYALQITQTLNWLVRMTSDVETNIVAVERIKEYGETPQEAPWEIPNCSPPADWPSEGRVEFRDYKVRYREGLDLVLKGLTFTVNGGEKVGIVGRTGAGKSSLTLSLFRIIEAAGGKIFIDGLDISQMGLHALRSRLTIIPQDPVLFSGTLRLNLDPFEQHTDDQVWKALEHAHLKEFVKGLPSGLLHEVTEGGDNLSVGQRQLICLARALLRKTRVLILDEATAAVDLETDDLIQRTIREEFKNCTVLTIAHRLNTILDSDRVIVLDKGYITEFDDPETLIQQKTSAFYSMAKDAGLAA from the exons ATGTCAAACCATTCGATGGACAACTTTTGTGGCTCTGCGTTTTGG gATCTAAACGTGACGTGGTATACAGACAATCCAGATCTCACAGAATGCTTTCAAAAAACAGTATTAGTATGGACGCCTTGTGTATTTCTCTGGACATTTTGTTCAATGGAAACTTACTACATCTTAAGTAGCAAAAGAAGGAACATACCGTTTACATGGATACTTATATCTAAACTATTACTAACTTCTCTGTTAGTCATACTTTCGATAGCTGATCTTGGCTATGCAATCTATTCTCAGGCCAATGGTGAAACAGTTTACAGCGTGGATTATTGCACCCCGCTTATCAAGCTCATCAGTTTT GCTATGGCGTTAGTGCTACTTTTATACAATAGGAAATATGGAATGCGGACATCTGGATTACTTTTCCTGTTCTGGTTCTTACTTGCTTCGTGCGGGGCCGTCCAGTACAGAAGTATAATACGTGGACATAATCAATCG accGAGGTAACATACTCATATGTCTCTTACATGATCTATTATCCAGTGGTTCTGGTCCTGTTCTTGCTACACTTTTTCGTTGATGGCGAACCAAGGTTTTCTGAATATCCACCG GTGGAACGACCATGTCCCGAAACAAATTCATCGTTTCCATCGAAAATCCTGTTCACTTGGTTTGATCCTATGGCATGGAAAGGTTTTAAAAAACCTCTTGAAACAGATGATCTCTGGGCAATGAATCCTGAAGATACAGCTGCAGAAATTGTACCAAAGTTTGATAAATATTGGATGGAAACTTTAAGAAAAACGGATAA TGCACAAGGTACGAAGGCATCATTCAGAAAATCCTCAGGTCAAGTAGACTTCAATAGTGccagacgaaaaaaaatagccTCGATCTTGCCAGCTCTCTGCAAGGCGTTCGgaccaacatttttatttggcTCACTACTGAAACTGTCTCAGGATATTTTAACATTCGCCAGTCCACAAATATTGAA ATTTCTCATTGCTTTTGTTGAAACCAAGGACTCTAGTGGCAATTTTGGCGAACCTTTGTGGAAGGGATACTTTTATGCTGTCCTACTTTTCTTAACGGCAACTATTCAAACACTGGTCTTGTCTCAATACTTCAATCGAATGTTTTTAGTTGGGTTACGGATTCGCACAGCACTGATTGCAGCTATTTATCGTAAAGCTTTGAGAATGTCAAATGCTGCGCGTAAAGAGTCAACTGTTGGCGAAATCGTAAATCTAATGTCCGTCGATGCTCAAAGATTCATGGACCTAACTGCGTACATAAACATGATTTGGTCAGCACCATTGCAGATTGTGCTCGCTTTGTATTTCTTATGGGATACCCTTGGAGCATCCGTGCTGGCTGGTCTTGCTGTTATGATTATCTTAATCCCAGTCAATGCACTGATTGCTAATAAAGTAAAAACGCTACAAATCAGGCAAATGAAGTGCAAAGATGAAAGAGTTAAATTAATGAACGAGGTATTGAATGGCATTAAAGTTCTAAAGCTATATGCCTGGGAACCATCTTTTGAACAGCAAATATTGAAGATTAGGAACAAAGAGATACAGGTTTTGAAGGAAGCTGCTTACCTCAATGCTGGTACAAGCTTCATCTGGTCCTGCGCCCCTTTTTTG GTCTCTCTGGTATCGTTCGCCACATTTGTACTTTCCAATGAAGAAAACGTTTTGGACAGTACGAAGGCCTTTGTTTCTCTCAGTTTATTCAATATCCTGAGATTTCCGCTCTCCATGTTACCCATGATGATCAGCAATATGGTCCAA ACATCAGTATCTGTGAAGCGTATTAACAAATTCATGAATTCAGAAGAATTGGATCCCAACAATGTGCAACATGACCCATCTGAAC TGCATCCCTTGGTTATTGAAAATGGAACTTTCACATGGTGTGTTGATGAATCTGATAAGCCAACGCTGCGAAATATTAATTTGCATGTTCAGCAAGGACACCTTGTAGCTTTTGTCGGCTCGGTAGGTTCAGGAAAAAGCTCTCTGGTATCAGCACTGCTTGGTGAAATGGATCGGTTGGGTGGCAGAGTGAACACGAAG GGTTCGATCGCCTACGTGTCACAGCAAGCCTGGATTCAAAATGCAACATTGCAAGACAACATTCTATTTGGCAAATCTCTCGATAAAAGTCTTTACAACCGTGTCATTGAAGCATGCGCTCTAAAACCAGATCTTGAAATGTTGCCGGCGGGAGATAAGACCGAAATTGGTGAAAAAGGTATCAACTTGTCTGGTGGGCAAAAACAAAGAGTATCTTTGGCTAGAGCTGTTTACAGTAACGCAGACATATATTTCATGGATGATCCTTTAAGTGCGGTGGATTCTCACGTTGGCAAACATATTTTTGATAATGTCATTGGCCCTAGTGGAATGCTAAAGAAAAAGACAAGAGTCTTAGTTACACACGGAATTACTTATTTGCCAGAAGTGGATgacattattgttattaaaaatggCGAAGTAACTGAACGTGGCACGTACAAGCAATTGTTGGAAAAGAAGGGTGCCTTTGCTGAGTTTCTGGTACAACATCTGCAAGAAg TGGAGGCTGATGCAGTATCAGAAGCAGACCTTGATGAACTAAAACAACAGCTTGAATCAACGATTGGCACGGATGATTTGCAGCAAAAGTTATCAAGAGCTAGATCCAGGGTATCTGAAAGTCACAGTGATTCTGGATCTGTGAATGAAAAACGATCACTTAACGGTTCACTTAAAAG ACAATATTCAATAGATAGTCACAACTCTGTTAGTTTGCTTCATAGAAATAGTGTCAAGGAAAAAGATGCATTACCAGTTAAGGTTGGAGAAAAACTCATCGAggttgaaaaaactgaaaccGGAAGC GTCAAATGGAAAGTGTATTCTCACTATCTTCGCTCTATAGGCTGGTTTTTAACCGTTTCCACGATTGTAATGAATGCTGTGTTCCAAATATTCAGTATTGGCTCCAATGCATGGCTCAGTAAATGGTCAGATGATAACACGACAGTTTCAGACACTTCAAAGAGAGACATGTACCTCGGAGTGTATGGAGGACTTGGTCTTGGGCAAG CGTCATTTGTACTACTCTCACAACTTACGATGGCTGTTGGCTGCATTCGGAGTAGCAAGCTACTTCACGTGGAATTGCTATTTGGTGTACTACGATCTCCCGTTGGATTCTTTGATATTACACCATCTGGCAGGATAATAAATCGTTTTGGGAAAGACATTGATACTGTAGACAATGTTTTACCGCCAACCATTAGAGGCTGGTTACTATGTCTTACATCG CTGGGTTGTTGGTTGGCTGCTCGTCGGATGCACCTAGTGATGCTGCGCGGAGTGATGCGTGCTCCATTGACCTTCTTTGACACGACCCCAACTGGTCGCATTATCTCCAGGTTTGCTAAAGACGTGGATGTACTGGATACTTCACTCCCCCAACAAATTTCAGATAGCATCTATTGCCTATTTGAG GCAGTTGGCACTGTTGTAGCAATTTGTTACAGCACACCACTTTTTGCAGTTGTAATCCTACCAATAGGGGTTGTTTATTACTTTGTTCAGCGTTTCTATGTTGCAACTTCGCGACAGTTGAAACGGTTGGAATCTGTTTCTAGATCCCCTATTTACTCCCATTTTGGTGAATCTGTTACAG GTGCTCCAACAATCAGAGCCTATGGTTTGCAAGACAGATTCATTGCTGAATCTGAAAGCAGAGTAGACTTTAATCAAGTCTGCTATTATCCCAGTGTTATTGCAAATCG GTGGTTAGCGATACGATTGGAAATGGTGGGAAACCTGATCATATTTTTTGCTGCTCTATTTTCCGTCCTTCCAAAAGAAGATTTGACTGCAGGTGGTGTAGGATTCTCATTGAGCTACGCTCTTCAA ATTACACAAACCTTGAACTGGCTGGTAAGAATGACATCCGACGTAGAAACAAACATTGTTGCCGTCGAAAGAATAAAGGAGTATGGCGAAACACCTCAAGAAGCGCCGTGGGAGATTCCTAATTGTAGTCCACCAGCAGATTGGCCCAGCGAAGGGCGCGTTGAATTCAGAGACTACAAAGTTAGGTATAGGGAAGGATTAGACCTTGTGCTCAAAGGTTTGACCTTTACTGTCAACGGCGGCGAGAAGGTTGGCATTGTCGGCAGAACCGGAGCAGGAAAATCATCGCTAACACTGTCGCTGTTCAGAATAATCGAGGCTGCTGGTGGAAAGATTTTTATTGATGGTCTAGATATATCACAGATGGGTCTTCATGCCTTGAGATCGAGACTAACGATTATACCCCAGGACCCAGTATTGTTTTCTGGTACCTTGAGGCTGAACTTAGATCCATTTGAACAGCACACAGATGATCAAGTTTGGAAAGCGTTAGAACATGCCCACTTGAAAGAATTCGTTAAAG GTCTGCCGTCCGGTTTGTTGCACGAAGTGACAGAAGGTGGAGATAATTTGAGTGTTGGTCAACGGCAATTAATATGCCTGGCTCGAGCTTTGTTGAGAAAGACACGAGTGCTTATATTAGATGAAGCAACTGCTGCTGTCGATCTGGAAACCGATGATCTTATCCAGCGGACCATTAGAGAAGAGTTTAAAAATTGCACTGTACTTACAATTGCACACAGGCTGAATACAATACTCGATTCAGATAG agtTATCGTATTAGATAAAGGTTACATCACAGAGTTTGACGACCCGGAAACGCTAATCCAACAAAAAACTAGTGCATTCTATAGTATGGCCAAGGATGCTGGTTTAGCAgcgtaa